DNA sequence from the Gemmatimonadales bacterium genome:
CCGGTGATCGCGGTCAATGCGGGCGGGCCCGCGGAGATCGTGGAAGACGGGGTGACGGGCTGGCTCACGCCGATGGGCGACGTGGGCGCGCTCGGCGCGCGGATCGTGGCCGGCCTGGCGGCCGACGCGGCGCGGCTCGGGGCGGCGGCGCGCCACGCGGTCGAGGCGCGCTTCACTGCCGAACGGTTCAGCGCGGAGGTGTCGGCGGTGCTGAAGCGCGCCGCGGGCCCGGGACCGGGAGCACCGCCAGGGCCAGCCCCGCCGCGATCGTGAACGCCCACTCCGCGGCCAGCCGGTGCCTGAGGCCGACCGCGGTGCACGCCATCATCAGCAGCCACGCGCCGGCGATGCCGATCAGGGCGCGGCCCTCGGCCTGACGGCGCACCCGCCACAACCCGGCCAGCGCGAGCCAGGTGAGCGCGACGTAGAGCGCCGCCGCCGCCGCCCGCGCGGCAGGCCACCGGCCCCAGTAGCGCGGCACCGGCACCAGCGCGAGCGCGAGCCGGAACGCCGAAACGCCGGCGAACGTCAGCGGCTGCTCCACCACGTACCGGGCGGCGAGGCCGCGGAAGTAGCGGTCGGCCTGCGCCTCGTTCAGGCCGGGGACGGGTCCCGGCTCCGGTCGCGCGTCGGGCCTCGCGTCCCACACCTCACGCCACGGATTCGGGCTCGGGTGGTTGTTGAGCCACAGGCCGGCGCCGGACTTCGTGTCGAGCGGCACGAAGGCGTGGAAGGTGCGCGCGTTGCGCGCGGCCCACGGCGCCACGCACGCGGCGAAGAGGACCAGGGCCGCGGCGAGGTGCCGCGCGTGCAACCGCCAGGCGAAGCCGCGCCGCGGCAGGCTGAGCACCACCATCGCGCCCAGCGCGATCAGCGCGGGCGACCGCGTGAGGCACGCCGCGGCCGCGGCGGCGCCGAACGCGCAGGCGCGCGCGGCGGACGGCCGCTCCAGGTAGCGCACCCACAGCAGGTAGGCGCCGAGGAGGAGCGGAACCGCCAGGGCCTCCGACATCACCCACGCCGAGTTGAGCGCGAGGCCGGGGTGGATCGCGGCCAGGGTGCCTGCGGCGAGCGCGGCGCG
Encoded proteins:
- a CDS encoding glycosyltransferase family 39 protein, whose protein sequence is MTCCRREVLWLVAAALVVRLAVLALSYAAPGALALRDYGQNRGACASLGQLVTRRPQCAVLAEDEIGYDALGRNIAARRGWLLEQGWVIAQPATPTAYGGFLYPAFVGAIYAATGDDALALFLVQCLLGALVVAGVAVAAFRLGDRRAALAAGTLAAIHPGLALNSAWVMSEALAVPLLLGAYLLWVRYLERPSAARACAFGAAAAAACLTRSPALIALGAMVVLSLPRRGFAWRLHARHLAAALVLFAACVAPWAARNARTFHAFVPLDTKSGAGLWLNNHPSPNPWREVWDARPDARPEPGPVPGLNEAQADRYFRGLAARYVVEQPLTFAGVSAFRLALALVPVPRYWGRWPAARAAAAALYVALTWLALAGLWRVRRQAEGRALIGIAGAWLLMMACTAVGLRHRLAAEWAFTIAAGLALAVLPVPGPRRASAPPTPPR